A single Populus alba chromosome 7, ASM523922v2, whole genome shotgun sequence DNA region contains:
- the LOC118040311 gene encoding probable glycosyltransferase At3g42180 has protein sequence MKKDTILDAYENELYGSQFCICPRGNNHVGGVCLTESMTFGCVPVILSDYYDFPFNDVLDWNNFSVILKEEHVPNLEKILKGIPEENYKKMHQNVLQVRKHFQWNSLPVKYDLFRMIMYELWLRRHIIKY, from the exons atgaaaaaggatacCATACTAGACGCTTATGAAAATGAACTGTATGGAAGTCAATTTTGCATTTGTCCTCGTGGGAATAATCATGTCGGTGGTGTTTGCTTAACGGAGTCGATGACTTTTGGATGTGTACCTG TTATCTTGTCCGACTACTATGACTTTCCATTCAATGACGTTCTTGACTGGAATAATTTCTCTGTAATTCTCAAAGAGGAACATGTTCCCAATCTAGAGAAAATTCTTAAGGGAATACCAGaagaaaattataagaaaatgcatcaaaatgttCTTCAG GTTAGGAAGCACTTCCAATGGAATTCTCTTCCTGTCAAGTATGATTTGTTTCGCATGATTATGTATGAGCTATGGCTGCGCCGCCACATCATTAAGTATTGA
- the LOC118040309 gene encoding probable glycosyltransferase At5g20260, whose protein sequence is MVFKGNSIGSIYHREDFFLPNYATMENDFKVFVYPGRDPTTCYDPRDKLKRKYASEHYFLKNLIPSSFFTDDPTVAHLFLIPLSCRKTGGREKDIENYVKSLISSYPHWNRTLGADHFYFSCHDIDNGTMEEVPLLMKNVIRLVCSPSYDSKYIPQKDMSLPQTLEISLHDGDDVWSRSTVQSRPLMIYPEIMLPRR, encoded by the exons ATGGTGTTTAAGGGCAATTCGATTGGTAGCATTTATCACAGAGAAGACTTCTTCTTGCCAAATTATGCGACAATGGAGAACGATTTCAAGGTCTTTGTGTACCCAGGGAGAGACCCTACAACGTGTTATGATCCAAGAGACAAGCTCAAGAGAAAATATGCAAGTGAACATTACTTCTTGAAGAATCTGATACCCAGTTCGTTCTTCACAGATGATCCCACTGTGGCTCATCTCTTCCTGATTCCCTTGTCTTGTAGGAAAACGGGAGGCAGG GAGAAGGATATCGAGAATTATGTCAAGAGCTTGATTTCCTCATACCCTCACTGGAATAGGACTTTAGGTGCTGATCATTTCTATTTCAGTTGCCATGACATTGACAACGGGACTATGGAAGAAGTTCCATTGCTCATGAAGAACGTAATTCGACTTGTTTGTTCACCAAGTTATGACTCCAAGTATATTCCGCAGAAGGATATGTCCCTCCCGCAGACATTagagatctctcttcatgatgGAGACGACGTGTGGAGCAG GTCAACTGTGCAGTCTCGCCCTTTAATGATTTACCCAGAGATTATGCTCCCTCGAAGGTAg